ATTTTTAGCTGTGCCATAAAAAAGAAGCCTGTTTTTCTAAAGGTAGATAATGTGAAGCTTATTGCTATAGATTCAAAAACAGTAACTTTGGGAGCCGATGCTTTTTTTGAAAACCCAAACCACATCGGTGGGAAATTTTATACGGATAGTATTCAGGTTTGGGTGAATGGGGCAAGATTGGCAAAAGTGTCTTCAAGACCGTTCAAAGTTCCGGCAAGAAAAAAATTTGCAATACCGATGGTTGTGGAAATTCCTGTTAAACGTGTATTTGAGAATAATAAAAATGGTATTCTGGGCGGATTGGTAGATTCTTTTTTAAATAAATCCATAAAGGTTCGATACAAGGGGAATCTATATTTTAAAACACTAGGATTTGCTAAAACATTTCCTATTGATGTTACTCAACAGATAAAAATCAACTAATTCGTGCAACATAAAAAATACATGCGGCGCTGTTTGGAGTTGGCTGCAAATGGAATAGGAACCACAAAGCCCAACCCGTCAGTAGGAGCTGTTATTGTGCTGAATGACAGTATTATAGGAGAAGGATATACCAGTCCGTACGGAGGAAATCATGCGGAGGTAAATGCCATTCATTCCGTAAAAGATTTATCATCTTTACGCAAAGCTACTTTGTATGTTACCTTAGAACCTTGTGTACATTTTGGAAAAACCCCACCGTGTACCGATCTGATTATCCGTCATCAAATACCCAATATAGTCATTGGGTGTTTGGATACGAATGAATTGGTTGCCGGAAAAGGGATTGAAAAACTGAAGCAAGCCGGATGTAATGTTCTTGCAGGTGTTTTGGAAAATGAGTGTAAAGCTCATCATAGCAGATTTTTTACTTTTCATACTAAAAAACACCCTTATATTATATTAAAGTGGGCAGAAACTAAAAATGGTTTTATAGCTCCCTTACATAAAGATATACAAAAACCAGTCTGGATTACGAATACATATTCCAGACAATTGGTACATAAATTGAGGGCAAAAGAGCACGCTATTTTAGTAGGTACGAATACGGTACTGGCAGATAATCCAAAGTTGAATGTAAGAGATTGGGAAGGCATAAACCCTATAAGAATTGTTTTGGATAAGCAATTAAAGCTGCCCGGAGCATTACAGGTATTTGATCAGTCCGTGCGAACTATTGTCATTACGGATATGGTTAATGAAACAAATAGTAGTAAGAGCACATTTTTAGAATACAGTTATATCAATTTTTCGGGAGATGTGCCGAGGCAAATTTGTGAGGCCCTGTATGGAAAGGATATACAATCCGTCCTTATAGAAGGAGGAGCTAAAACCTTACGATCATTTATTGAAGCCGATTTTTGGAATACAGTATATGTATTTGTAGGAGATATTACTTTTAAAGAGGGAATAAAAGCACCTGTATTTTCCGGGAATTTAGTATCAGAAGAACACATAGGTAATGATGTTTTAAGAATATATAAGAATGATTAAGAATATTATTTTTGATTTTGGTGATGTATTTATCAATTTGGATAAACAGGCCACTACTAAGGCACTTGGACAATTTGGAGTTTTGGAATTTACAGATGAAATGTATACAATATACTTTGATTATGAAATGGGCCTGATTACTACTTCCGAATTTGTAACTGCATTTCATGATTTATATCCGTATATATCAAAAGCACATTTTATCAATGCCTGGAATGCAGTATTACTGGATTTTCCGGAGCGGCGGATGAAATTCATTAAAGAATTAGCTGCTTCAAAAAAGTATAGGTTGTTTTTACTGAGCAATACGAACGATTTACATATACAATGGATTCAAGATAACTGGGGTATGGAATTGTACACTGAGTTTAAAAACTGTTTTGAACAGTTTTACCTGTCTTATGAGATTCATTTAAGAAAACCCAATCCGGATATTTATAAGTTTGTGTTAAATGAGAATAATTTACTTGTCAAAGAAACCCTGTTTATAGATGATACGATTGAAAATACGGATGCTGCTCAAGCACTGGGGATGTGTGTCTGGAACCTTAATCCGGAGACAGAAGATATTGTTACTTTGATAAAGAAAAACCCATTTTGAGATGATTTATTTACTAATTAGTATAGGCATTTCAAGTTGTTTATTTGTCATTTTCAAACTTTTCAATATATATAAAATAAATACTTTACAGGCAATAGTTGTTAATTACCTAGTTGCTTTTACATGTGGTATACATACCTCAGGTCTTACATTGAATTTTTCAGAAGTTACTTCACAGCCTTGGTTTATAAGTGCTTTATTCTTAGGGATTCTGTTTGTTACCATTTTTAATGTAATGGCAGTAACCTCTCAAAGAAACGGATTGTCGGTAGCTTCTGTGGCAAGTAAAATGTCTGTAGCGATTCCGATTATTTTCGGATTTGTTTTATATAGTGAAGTTATTGGTTATGTAAAAATTCTGGGAATAATACTGGCATTGCTGGCAGTATATTTATCAACAACTTCTAACATTAATGCCTGCACTGTAAAAGGAAAAGGTTTTGTATTTCCTTTCCTTCTTTTTTTAGGTTCTGGAATTATAGATACTGTATTGAAATATACTGAGGCAAAATTTGTTTCGGCAGCAACAATACCTGCTTTTTCTATTACCACTTTTTTATTTGCATTTATTTTTGGATGCCTGTTTTTATCGGTACAAATTTTTCAGGGTAGATTTCAATTTCAGTTAAAAAGTATACTGGGAGGTATCTTGTTAGGAGTTCCTAACTATTACTCAATAGTGTATCTGTTGAAAGCATTGCAAACAGAAGGCCTGGAAAGTGCAGTAGCATTTACCATAAATAATGTCGGGATTGTTGTCCTGACCACAATATTTGGGTTATTATTATTTAAGGAGAAGTTAACTACAAAAAACTGGATGGGTATGGTATTGGCTGTTATCAGTATTCTATTAGTTGGCAGTTTTTTTTAATATAAGCAAAAATTAGAAAATCAATTTTTTAGAAATATAATCCGGGCACTTTATAGGTTTTCCGGTTTGCATATCCATAAAAGCCAAAACGGAGTTTCCGGTGGTCAATAATGTTCCCTGTTCATTAATGATTTCATAATCAAATGTGATCTTGACCAGAGGTGGTTTTTTTATGAAAACATGAATAGTGATCAAATCATCGTATTTTGCAGGCCGTAAAAAGGTAAAAGACAATTTAACGACAGGAAGCATAATCCCTTTTTTTTCCATGTCTTTGTACGTAACACCTATGCTCCTCAACCATTCTGTTCTGGCCAATTCAAAATAATGTGCATAGTTACCGTGGTGTACCACGCCCATCTGATCTGTTTCACCGTATCTAACCCTAGCTTTTGTTGAAAAATTCACCAAAATTTTTGAACATTACGGTTCCCATGTTACGGAAAAAATAATTAAAAATCAATAGCAATTTCATTTTTTTATACTAAAATTTATTTACATTTTTGTGGAGCTATTTGAGAGATGCTGTTATATAGTGTTAAACCACCTCTAACAATTAATTTTTCAATATATCTAAATGATTAAAACTGCTCAATCAGTTTGGAACGAGTGCTTGTCTTTTATTAAAGATAATATTAAACCACAGGCATATAAAACTTGGTTTGAGCCTATTAAGCCTGCAAAATTATCAGGGGAAGCATTAACCATACAGGTTCCCAGTAAATTTTTCTATGAATGGTTAGAGGAACATTATATAAAACTGCTAAGAGTAGCGCTGGTCAGAGAATTGGGTCAGGAAGCCAAATTGATTTACGATGTGCGTATGGAAAATACGTATAGCAGCAGCAAACCTCAGATCGTTAAAATTCCAAGCTCGAACAGAGATCCGTTACAATCGCAAAAAGTAGAGGTTGCCTTTGATATAGATAAGAGGAAGTTGAGAAACCCATTTGTAATTCCCGGCTTGCAAAAAGTAAAGATAGAATCTCAATTAAACCCCAATTACAATTTTAAGAATTTTGTTGAGGGTGATTCAAACAGGTTAGCAAGATCTGCCGGAATGGCAGTTGCAAATAAACCCGGAGGGACATCATTTAATCCGTTACTCATTTATGGCGGAGTAGGTTTGGGTAAAACGCATTTGGTACATGCTATTGGAGTTGACATAAAAGATAAATACCCTGAAAAAACCGTTCTATATATTTCTTCGGAAAAATTTACACAGCAATTTATTGATTCCGTAAAGTCAAATACAAGAAATGATTTTATTCATTTCTATCAAATGATTGACGTCTTAGTGATCGATGATGTGCAATTTTTATCCGGAAAAGCAGGAACACAGGATGTGTTTTTCCATATTTTCAACCATTTACACCAAAATGGGAAACAAGTTATTCTTACATCGGATAAGGCACCGGTTGATATGCAAGATATTGAACAACGGTTGTTATCTCGTTTCAAATGGGGGTTGTCTGCCGAATTACAAGCACCGGATTATGAAACCAGAATTTCCATACTTCAAAACAAGCTGTTTAGAGATGGTGTGGAGATGAAAGATGAAATTATAGAATATATAGCTAAAAATATAAAATCGAATGTTAGGGAATTAGAAGGAGTTATTATTTCCATGATTGCCCAGGCATCTTTTAACAGAAAGGAGTTTTCATTGGAGTTGGCAAAGCAAATTATAGATAAATTTGTTAAGAATACTAAAAAAGAAGTGTCTATTGACTACATTCAAAAAGTAGTTTCTAAGTATTTTGATATGGATGTGGTAACCCTGCAATCTAAAACCCGGAAAAGGCATATTGTTCAGGCAAGACAATTAGCGATGTATTTTGCCAAAAGAATGACAAAAACTTCTTTGGCAAGTATAGGGTCTCAAATAGGACAACGAGATCACGCTACCGTATTACATGCGTGTAAAACGGTTGATAACCTTACGGAAACAGATAAGCAATTTAGAAAATACGTAGAGGAACTTACTAAAAAACTAACTTTTTAATTACGTATCATTCGAACAAGTGAAAAAAATATTGATGGTTTGCTTGGGAAATATTTGTCGTTCTCCACTGGCAGAAGGCATATTAAAATCTAAAATAGACCCTGAAAAAATATTTGTAGACTCGGCAGGTACAGCCGGATACCACATAGGAGAATTGCCGGATCCAAGATCAGTAGAAATAGCCGGAAAATATCATATAGATATAACTGGTCAGCGAGCAAGAAATAAAGAAGATATGGCAAAAGTAAGTTTGATTTTAAATCAATCTTACCCAAATCAAAATAGAGAAGTGCCAGATTCGTGCTACGGAGGAAGTCAAGGTTTTGAACATGTCTATATCATGTTAGACGAAGCATGTGAAATACTAAAACTCCATCTCAAAGATGAAAGGTAACTTATACTTAATTCCGACTACCTTGGGAGATACGGAACCTCTGGAAGTAATACCTTATGCCGTAAAAAAAATTATTGAGCAAATTGACTTCTATATTGTAGAAAATGAAAAATCAGCCAGGCGATTTATAAAAAAAATTACACCTAAAAAATCCCAGCCCGGTTTACATTTTATGTTGTTAGATAAATATGCAGAGGAAATAGAGACCAGTGAGTATTTAAATGTTTGTGAAGAGGGAATTCATATAGGACTACTTTCCGAAGCCGGAGTTCCGGCCGTAGCAGACCCCGGTGCAACCATTGTAAAATTAGCACATGAAAAAGAAATACAAGTGATTCCTTTGGTTGGGCCATCCTCTATTTTAATGGCATTAATGGCTTCGGGAATGAATGGGCAGAATTTTGCTTTTAACGGGTACTTACCGATAGATAAAAACGAAAGAAAAAAAGCGATAAAAACATTGGAGCTCTTGTCCAAGGAGAAAAATCAATCTCAATTATTTATAGAGACTCCTTACAGAAATGAAAAAATCTTTTCGGATTTGAAAACGACGTTAGCTCCAAATACAAGGTTGTGTATTGCAGTAGATATTACGTTACCGTCAGAATATATAAAAACCTTTACCGTAAAAGAATGGAAGCAGCATCAGCCTGATTTGCATAAGAGACCGGCTATCTTTATTATTCAGAGATCATAATACCAATTTATCACTTGAAATTACCGGTATAAAACTTAAAAAAGCGATGTTGTTTTCTCAAAAAAATACAGTTGAAAAGTTAGAAAGTTTAAAAGTTTAAACGTGTAAAGCCTACCTTATTTGGTATGTTTAGCTTTTTAAATAGGAACTTTCAAACTTGAAACTATATTAAACTTTAGCTTTTCTATTTGCTTCAATGTCAGAAACATGAAAACCTGCAAATTTTTTCATATAGGAAGCAATAGAGGTGCCGTAGGCATCAGAAAAATCAAGAGTTCCATTATTTCTCAAATATTTTTTTACATTGCCGGCTCCACCCAAATGTGCAGCAGCCAAAATACCGGATTCGGTAATGGTAATACCATTAATGGTCTTACCCACACATCTTTTAATATCTCTTCGTAAAATCCACTTATTTACCTTACAGTAGGCTAAAAATACACTTTCCTGCAATTTGGGATTTTTTAAGAATTGAGCCGTATCATAAATTTTAAAACGCTTTAAAGTAGCTTTTCCAAATTGGTACTTTCCTAAATATCCCAAAGTATTTACAACTTCATACTTTCCTTGTGATTCTTTAAAAGCAATGGCTTCTTTAAATGCGGTAAAATCATTCAAACGGTAAGGAACTTCTATGGTACTTACTACAGGAAACAACACAGCAACAGGAGGATTTTCGCGGTGCGTTGTTGTTGCTCTTTTTGGAATTTTAACCGTACCGGTATATAATAAAAGTACGGTTATTAAAATTAAAAACTTTCTGATAAAAGAATACTTTCTGTTTTGCAGGCGCAAAATTACAACATGTTTTTAATATATTGACAGTCAATTTGTTAATATTTTCAAAAAATGTAAATAATGAAATTTTATACCCTTTTGATTGAGAATTTTTAATATTGCGAGAAAAAATTTTGCAAAGTTGATAACAAAAAAGCATATTTTTAAAAGTATCTTCAATGAACTCATTTATTCAATGAGTATGCTTTTTGTTATTATGAGAGCCTTCAACTATTATTTTAATAAAATAGAGACCTGAGTTCAACTCTTCTACATTAATGATTTGCTCATAGGTTGTGGTATGATATAATAAGGAAGCATTTGAAGTATAAATTTTTATATCGGAAATTTTTGAAATATCAAAACGGTTATCTATAGTAATATTAAAAGATTTTTTTACAGGATTCGGATATATAGTTACGGCAGTTGCTGCATTAAAAAAATCTTCATTACTAAGTGCTCCTTCATTTACATAAGGGTCAGTTCCGTTTATAAATTCTTGCATATTGGAATAACTGTCATTATCGGGGTCATCATTTGGACCGTAGGTATACGAGAGTAACTCCCGAAACTCCCAGACATCATCTAATCCGTCCCTATCTACATCCGGAGATGTCCCGGAAAAACAGTATGTGCAGGGTCTAATGTCGGCATAGAAGCATTGACTTCTTTAAGGTGATCGCGTAATTGAATGGTCAAGTTTCCGGTTAAAGTAGCTTGCATAGTCGACAGATCGTTATTTTCTCCTATATCCGTAGCAAGATCATATAGATGGATACTCCCATTTTCATATTCCACAATGAGTTTATATGTACCATTTATGACGGCAGAACGAGGTGTTTTATTGGGATTATTGTCGTAATGAGGAGAATGAAAATAAATGGGTTTTGTCCTGCTAAAAGGAGTGGGTCCTGTAAGCAAAGGAACGATGCTTTGGCCATCTGAATTAGGAGGTAAAGCAATAGTACTCCCTGTTAACTCTGCAATGGTAGGAAATAGATCGTAACCGACAACAGCTTCTGCATAATAGCTATTTTGCATGATGTTGGGGCCTTTAACAATAAATGGTACACGAATTCCTCCCTCTTTTATAAAAGTTTTCCCAAAAGATAAAGGGGTATTGCTAGTTAAATTTAGTTGTTCTCCGTTATCAGAAATAAAAATAACATAAGTATTATTATCTAAGCCTAAGGTTGTTATTTCGGCTAACAATTGACCGATACCGTCATCCGTATCTTCGGTCATTACTCCGTATTCGGCATTATTATGACGGGTACCGGGAGGTCTTTGTGATGCATCATTATAAATATCAATAGTGGCCTGCCCGGCTTCCACATCACTGTGTACTGCGTAATGAGACAACTGTAATAAAAAAGGAACATTATCGGCTACTGCATCTCTGATAAACTGTATAGCCCTATTCGTTAGATCAAATATTTTTTTCGGATCGGTTTGTACCGTCCCTCCCTGATTTCCATCATTATTATTTGTATTCCCGTCATTAAAATCAAATCCATTATTCGTCGGGCTGGAAGTATTATTATTTCCTAAATGCCATTTGCCAAAATGCGCTGTCCTATAGCTCATTCCCGTAGATTTTAACCATTCCGCATAGTTAATATCATTACTATTTATAGAAGTTTCAGTTGTGGGTTCTATTAAAATTTTACCGGTGGCAATATTATTATCGGTGTTGGTAAAATGATTACGGGAAGTTGTTTTACCGGTCAAAATATTACAGCGCGACGGTGAGCATTTGGGAGCCGGAGCATATCCCTGTGAAAAAGTCATTCCTTTAGAAGCGAAAGATGGATCAATCCGAAAACTTGTGGGATTTTAAAGATATTATTGAAAACATTTAAGTTGAGTCAATCGCAAAAGCATCATTCAATAGAGGAAACCTTTGCAAAATAGTGATATACTCCATATTAAAATTGATTTGGCTTCAAATTTCTTCCTTCTCGAAAATTTTAAATCCTCAAAAACAACAGGTTATTCCGGTTCAAAATTTTCTTCGAGCGTCGAACTTTTTTGCCAAATCAATTCTGCAAAGGTCTCTAGAGTTTAAAAACTTAATAAGCAGTTATTTAATGGATATTCATTTAAAAAAAATCTGAAATGATAAAATTTTTATTCAAGTCTTCCCCACAACTTTTTTGCTTGATCCTGAAAGATTCCTGTTCAGAGGTAATATAATAATCACTTTTAGAATCAGGCAGGGTAGGATTCATCTGAACAGAAGAACCGGTCCAGCCTTGATCATCCAGAACAATGATAACAAAATTAGATTGAGCAATTGTTTTAGAGCAAAGAAAAAATCCTAGAATGAATATATAAAACTGCAGTTAGAAATGTTCATTTAGTGAACTCATTTAAGCTTTTATTCTCTAATTGATAGTTTTGTCTAACTTTTAGGAAACAGATTTCAATTTATCTAGCGCCAAATACCTTTCTTTTCCAGCCAACGCTGATATTTTTTGGCATTTCTATTATGCTGCCTTAGCGTACGGGCAAAAACATGAAAACCTATTTTATCCGTATTTACACACATATAATAATAAGGATGTTTTTCATAGTTTAACACCGCATCAATAGACGAAACATCCGGCATGGCAATCAAAGCAGGTGGCAACCCTCTATGCAAATAAGTATTATAAGGAGATTTAATTTTTAGGTCTTTATGTAACACTCTTTTGATTACAAAATCAGGTCCTTTTTGTTGTTTTAATACATAAATAACGGTAGGATCAGCTTGCAGAGGCCATCCTTTTTTTAATCTGTTTATGTATAATCCGGCAACTACAGGCCTTTCGGGTTTTTGAGCAGTTTCTTTTTGTACAATGGAAGCTAACGTTATCACTTCTTCTTTTTTTAAACCTGTTTTTTTTGCTTTGTTGATACGATCCTGATTCCAAAATTTTGCAAACTCTTTCTTCATTTTATCCCGAAAACCTTCAGCAGAAGTATTCCAGTAAAACTGATAACTATTTGGAATGTACATGCCTAATGCTGATGCTCTTGTAAATCCGTTTTTTTTTAAAAAAACCGAATCAAGCATCGCCTTTATAATTGTAGTAGAATCCGCTTCTATTTGGGTAGCTACCCTACCGGCTAATTTTTCCAAAGTATCCCGGTTATTAAAAGAAAGGATCACCGGCGTTTGATTGCCGCTTCGCAAAAGATTGATGACGTCATTTAAAGACATGTCTTTTTCTAAAAGGTATTTTCCGGCTTTAGGCCTTATAAATGTTTTCTTTTTGGCAAGCCAGGTAAAATGATTTTTCTCAGGTAAAAATGGAGTAAGCTCTTTTTCCAGATTCGCCATATTACTATTTGTTTGGATAAAAATAACTCCGTCTTTGGAAATGGTCTTTCCGAAAATAATTTGATAATAATGAAAACCAACACCACCTATAAGAAGTATGAGTAATACACCAATACTGATTTTTTTAATCATGAATACGTTGATATAAAATTTCGTCTTTAAATGTTTGATTGTGAACTAACCAATCTTTTTTTACTCCTACTTTTTTGAATGAAAGTTTTTCAAATAAACGGATACTGGCTTTATTATCTGAAGTGATATTAGCATACAGTTGATGTATATCCAAATGATGAAAAGAATATGCAATTAATAGTCCCAAAGCTTCGGAAGCAATTCCTTTTTGCTGGTATTTCGGATGCACTAAAATACCGACGCCTGCTCTTTTATGTTGGGGGTTAAAATCGAAAAGATCAATCATACCAACAGCATTGTTACTACTATTTTCTTCAATAACAAGCCGCAATTGTTTTGCTTCGTATACATCTTGATGTGCATTTTCTATATATTTCTTTAATATGTATTTAGAAAAAGGTGCCTGTATATTACTTATTTCCCAAAAAAGCTCATTATTTTCTATTTCAAATAAAAAATCCAGATCTTCCGGTTCTAATGCACGTAGTATAATATGAGTTCCTGTTAATGTAACCATTATAATTTGATAATCCCTTCAAATACAAATGTTGCAGGTCCGGAGAGCATAATATTTTTATAAGACGAATGGTCCACATCAAAAGTAACCTCAAGTTTACCACCTGTTACAAATAGTTGTATGTTTTTGTCGGTTGTTATATTGCATTTGTGCATCGCAATGGCCACAGCAGTAACACCTGTTCCACAAGCTAAAGTTTCATCTTCAACCCCTCTCTCATAAGTCCTGACCCTAAAGGAATTTTGAGATTCCGGTTCTACAAAATTTATATTACTGCCTTCTTTGGCATATAATTTATTTCTAATAGCTTTTCCTCTTTTAAAAACGGGGTAGTTAGCTAAATCGTTTACCATTTCTACATGATGCGGAGAACCGGTATTTAAAAAAACAAAATCTTCTTTTACGTTTACAGTATCAACATCTTTCATTTTTAAGGAGACCATATCATTGCTGATAGTAGCTTCATGCAAACCGTCAATAGCATTGAAAATGGTTTTATCGGTAATTATATTTAGTTTTTTGGCAAAGGCAACAATACATCGACCTCCATTTCCACACATGCTACTCTCAGCACCGTCGGAATTGTAATATGTCATTCCAAAATCCGAAGAAGTATCATTTTCCAGTAATATTATCCCGTCTGCCCCAATTCCAAAATGCCTGTCACAGATATTTGCTATTATATTCGTTTTTTCTTTGGGAAATGTATTTTTTCTGTTATCGAAAATGACAAAATCATTACCTGCTCCCTGATATTTGTAAAAGGTGAAATACATGATGGCAAAGATAGGGAAAAGCCATATAAGTAAAGACTGTTAAAAGAGGGTTAAAAAAAAGAATACGTTTGAAAAAAATGCTAAAATGTTTAAATTTGAGGGATAAAATTTTTAAGAAATGAAAAAAGTTATAGGATTATTAAGTATAGCCATAATTGGAGGTATTATAGCTTTAAGCGGATATAAACTCTTCTTTAATCAACCTGTTGTTATTGAAAGAACTGTAAAAAATCAAATTCCTACGATTCAATCAAATTATAAAAATATTTTAAATGTCAATTCGGAAACTTCATCAGGATTAGATTTTACAGTCGCTGCCGAAAGAACAATAAACTCGGTAGTACATGTAAAGAATACGGCAGTAAAATCCGGAATCAATTCCTGGAGCGATTTGTTTAATGGCCCGAGAAAGTACGAGCAAGTAGGTACGGGAAGCGGTGTTATTATTTCACCTGACGGATATATTGTAACTAACAATCACGTAATAGATGATGCAACAGATATAGAAATTACGTTGAATAACAGGAAAAAGTATAAAGCAAAGCTTATCGGCACAGATGAAAAGAATGATATAGCACTGTTAAAAATAGATGAGGAAAATATGGAGCTGACCTATATTCCTTTTGCAGATTCCGACAATGCAAAGATAGGAGAATGGGTATTGGCAATAGGAAATCCGTATAATTTAAATTCCACGGTAACGGCAGGAATTATCAGTGCTAAGGGAAGAGATTTACAAGGAAATTCAAATGTAGATGCATTTATTCAAACAGATGCTGCGGTAAACCCCGGAAATAGCGGAGGGGCGTTAGTAAATACAAGAGGTGAACTCATTGGTATTAATACGGCCATTTCTTCAAGAACAGGTTCTTATGTAGGCTATTCTTTTGCAGTGCCTTCCAATATTGCCAAAAAAATTGTTGATGATATACTAGAGTTTGGTAGCGTACAAGAAGCTATTTTAGGAATTAGTGTGGATGTTAGGGATACTAATATACAAGGAGTGAAGATAGGTTCATTAGATGCTAAAAGTGAAGCTAGAAAATCAGGATTAGAACAAGGAGATATTATTGTGATGATTAATAATATGAAGATTACCAAGTTTTCGGAACTTACAGGCCAGTTAACAGCAAAAAGACCTGGAGAATATGTAGATGTTACTGTAAACAGAAATGGAAACCGGTTGACAAAAAAAGTAAAATTGAGTAAGCGGAATACTTATGTTTCACGATCATTTGGTTGGGCATTAAAAAATTTAAGTAAAAAAGAATTAAAACAACTTGATATTAAAGGCGGAGCTAAGATTTATGAGACCAATAGCAGAGATGGAGACAATAGTCTGAAAAACTTTATTATAACTAAAATAAATGATAAAAAGATTTTTAATGCTTCGGAAGCTGCAAGATTATTGGATGAAGCTGGAAAAAGCCGGTATTCTATTGTTATTGAGATGATTAACACGGAAGGAGAGAAAGAACGATACCGATTTAGATAAGTTCAACGCATAAATAGTAAAGAAAACCTGGGTAGAAGTCAGGTTTTTTTTATGATTTATCACTTGAACTTACGGTAATATAACTATGGAAAGATAATACCTAAACTTCGAAGTTGCTTTTACAACTATAAGGGCTAAATCAACG
This window of the Flavobacteriaceae bacterium genome carries:
- a CDS encoding sulfatase-like hydrolase/transferase; amino-acid sequence: MTFSQGYAPAPKCSPSRCNILTGKTTSRNHFTNTDNNIATGKILIEPTTETSINSNDINYAEWLKSTGMSYRTAHFGKWHLGNNNTSSPTNNGFDFNDGNTNNNDGNQGGTVQTDPKKIFDLTNRAIQFIRDAVADNVPFLLQLSHYAVHSDVEAGQATIDIYNDASQRPPGTRHNNAEYGVMTEDTDDGIGQLLAEITTLGLDNNTYVIFISDNGEQLNLTSNTPLSFGKTFIKEGGIRVPFIVKGPNIMQNSYYAEAVVGYDLFPTIAELTGSTIALPPNSDGQSIVPLLTGPTPFSRTKPIYFHSPHYDNNPNKTPRSAVINGTYKLIVEYENGSIHLYDLATDIGENNDLSTMQATLTGNLTIQLRDHLKEVNASMPTLDPAHTVFPGHLRM
- the mltG gene encoding endolytic transglycosylase MltG — encoded protein: MIKKISIGVLLILLIGGVGFHYYQIIFGKTISKDGVIFIQTNSNMANLEKELTPFLPEKNHFTWLAKKKTFIRPKAGKYLLEKDMSLNDVINLLRSGNQTPVILSFNNRDTLEKLAGRVATQIEADSTTIIKAMLDSVFLKKNGFTRASALGMYIPNSYQFYWNTSAEGFRDKMKKEFAKFWNQDRINKAKKTGLKKEEVITLASIVQKETAQKPERPVVAGLYINRLKKGWPLQADPTVIYVLKQQKGPDFVIKRVLHKDLKIKSPYNTYLHRGLPPALIAMPDVSSIDAVLNYEKHPYYYMCVNTDKIGFHVFARTLRQHNRNAKKYQRWLEKKGIWR
- a CDS encoding GNAT family N-acetyltransferase — encoded protein: MVTLTGTHIILRALEPEDLDFLFEIENNELFWEISNIQAPFSKYILKKYIENAHQDVYEAKQLRLVIEENSSNNAVGMIDLFDFNPQHKRAGVGILVHPKYQQKGIASEALGLLIAYSFHHLDIHQLYANITSDNKASIRLFEKLSFKKVGVKKDWLVHNQTFKDEILYQRIHD
- a CDS encoding diaminopimelate epimerase, which encodes MYFTFYKYQGAGNDFVIFDNRKNTFPKEKTNIIANICDRHFGIGADGIILLENDTSSDFGMTYYNSDGAESSMCGNGGRCIVAFAKKLNIITDKTIFNAIDGLHEATISNDMVSLKMKDVDTVNVKEDFVFLNTGSPHHVEMVNDLANYPVFKRGKAIRNKLYAKEGSNINFVEPESQNSFRVRTYERGVEDETLACGTGVTAVAIAMHKCNITTDKNIQLFVTGGKLEVTFDVDHSSYKNIMLSGPATFVFEGIIKL
- a CDS encoding trypsin-like serine protease, which encodes MKKVIGLLSIAIIGGIIALSGYKLFFNQPVVIERTVKNQIPTIQSNYKNILNVNSETSSGLDFTVAAERTINSVVHVKNTAVKSGINSWSDLFNGPRKYEQVGTGSGVIISPDGYIVTNNHVIDDATDIEITLNNRKKYKAKLIGTDEKNDIALLKIDEENMELTYIPFADSDNAKIGEWVLAIGNPYNLNSTVTAGIISAKGRDLQGNSNVDAFIQTDAAVNPGNSGGALVNTRGELIGINTAISSRTGSYVGYSFAVPSNIAKKIVDDILEFGSVQEAILGISVDVRDTNIQGVKIGSLDAKSEARKSGLEQGDIIVMINNMKITKFSELTGQLTAKRPGEYVDVTVNRNGNRLTKKVKLSKRNTYVSRSFGWALKNLSKKELKQLDIKGGAKIYETNSRDGDNSLKNFIITKINDKKIFNASEAARLLDEAGKSRYSIVIEMINTEGEKERYRFR